A genomic stretch from Methanobrevibacter sp. V74 includes:
- a CDS encoding carbohydrate kinase family protein: MEIFDNDLNAEIIGFGALNVDKLYSVENIVSKDGESFIKSETDTPGGSATNTIVGLARLGCSTSIIGKIAEDADGDLMEYHLAVNGVYTNNLIYSETGSTGKCLGFVDGEGNRGLYIDPGVNDEIKIGEINPLNIMRCKIMHYTSFVGDSFKAQIDLLEKLNDECILSFDPGMLYVKKGFDELKPILERTNILLINESELRLLCNNNKDPLKKLAIGFLDMGIETVVVKRGSKGAFAINNSRECEVESFKCDVVDTTGAGDSFNSGFLYSYLKGYDLEKSCNIGNWVASKSIEGFGMEKFPTLKDLEEFFLNNENHIQL; encoded by the coding sequence ATGGAAATTTTTGACAATGATTTAAACGCTGAAATTATCGGATTTGGAGCGTTAAATGTAGATAAGCTCTATTCAGTAGAGAATATAGTCTCAAAAGATGGGGAAAGTTTTATTAAAAGTGAAACTGACACTCCGGGGGGATCAGCAACTAACACTATTGTTGGTCTTGCCCGTTTAGGTTGTTCAACTTCAATTATCGGTAAAATTGCCGAAGATGCGGATGGGGATTTAATGGAGTATCATTTAGCTGTAAATGGAGTTTACACTAATAATTTAATCTACTCAGAAACAGGATCAACTGGAAAATGCTTAGGTTTTGTCGATGGGGAAGGTAATCGTGGTCTCTACATTGACCCAGGGGTTAATGATGAAATAAAAATTGGTGAGATTAATCCGTTAAACATTATGAGATGTAAAATAATGCATTATACTTCCTTTGTTGGAGATTCATTTAAAGCTCAAATAGATCTATTAGAAAAACTCAATGATGAATGCATATTAAGTTTTGATCCTGGAATGCTGTATGTTAAAAAAGGGTTTGACGAATTAAAGCCCATACTTGAGAGAACTAATATATTACTGATAAATGAATCAGAATTGCGATTATTATGTAATAATAATAAAGATCCTTTAAAAAAATTGGCTATTGGATTTTTAGACATGGGAATAGAGACTGTTGTTGTAAAAAGAGGATCAAAAGGAGCATTTGCAATTAACAATTCAAGAGAATGTGAAGTTGAATCATTTAAATGCGATGTTGTCGATACCACTGGTGCTGGAGACAGTTTCAACAGCGGATTCTTATATTCATATTTAAAAGGATATGATTTGGAAAAATCATGCAATATCGGAAATTGGGTAGCTAGTAAATCTATTGAAGGATTTGGAATGGAAAAATTTCCTACTTTAAAAGATTTAGAGGAATTTTTTTTAAATAATGAAAATCATATACAATTATAA
- a CDS encoding 4Fe-4S binding protein — protein MNVSFIKQVKNLEREVLLKSVELDDDGDDFQFALDDFSADEEIFAVSPRCVRCNTCVGECPVNAIEPANIFRMAKITEKCVKCEICVQTCPVSAIKLIDNKISYNHEDEREVIEYDLINVSCAHRVVRMNSISIDYSVDDNNWDDCANLCPTNAFTLEFKEFFENLDIDWGIELIEDELYPYINEKMCIGCGACREISLNDFAIELDRYIGPVLHSRFIEVNHESCVNCYLCEENCPTGAIELVDGKVVLDNDKCIRCVECTNHCPVGALKRVEIE, from the coding sequence ATGAATGTATCTTTTATAAAACAGGTAAAAAACTTAGAACGTGAAGTTCTTTTAAAATCTGTTGAGTTAGATGATGATGGTGATGATTTTCAGTTTGCACTAGACGATTTTAGTGCAGATGAAGAAATATTTGCTGTTTCACCTAGATGTGTAAGGTGTAATACCTGTGTTGGAGAATGTCCAGTTAATGCAATCGAACCAGCTAATATTTTTAGAATGGCTAAAATAACTGAAAAATGTGTTAAATGTGAAATTTGTGTTCAAACTTGTCCTGTTTCAGCAATTAAACTGATTGATAATAAGATTAGTTATAATCATGAAGATGAAAGGGAAGTAATTGAATATGATTTAATAAATGTCAGTTGTGCCCATAGAGTAGTTCGTATGAACAGTATTTCAATTGATTATTCAGTCGATGATAATAATTGGGATGATTGTGCAAACTTATGTCCTACAAATGCATTTACTCTTGAATTTAAAGAATTCTTTGAAAATTTAGATATTGATTGGGGAATTGAGTTAATTGAAGATGAATTATATCCCTATATCAATGAAAAAATGTGTATAGGATGTGGTGCTTGTCGGGAAATCTCACTAAATGACTTTGCAATTGAGTTAGACAGATATATCGGACCAGTCTTACATTCCAGATTCATTGAGGTAAATCATGAATCTTGTGTAAATTGTTATTTATGTGAAGAGAATTGTCCAACAGGCGCTATTGAATTAGTGGATGGTAAAGTTGTTTTAGACAATGATAAATGTATAAGATGTGTTGAATGTACTAATCATTGTCCGGTAGGAGCGCTTAAAAGAGTTGAAATTGAATAA
- a CDS encoding 4Fe-4S binding protein: protein MSVMIDSFTKTPRPLRHVDVDYIVDQTRCMACIDKPCLQSCPIDAIYLDESDGLIKLRNTCFGCVLCRNACPYDAISLDVNMDPPLKENVPNINTKLCKACGACVQACKNGSIHIVSDGKHEPHSKIDKDTCVRCGYCFRVCPTDAIKYGELLPKTVKGGKAIVVDQNKCIGCMTCTRVCPSMGAINVGKTNKLPYINPGYCARCEECMHSCPSTAIKYSSRKKAYRMYSEIKSYDIVSSIIDYDVKKLSLDLISLNKVLEKVGKDTALEFNDQSFEHFIECKVNDMMERELKISLDTRIEIDKFTKLVGSYLMDRNIEVYDKKCIACGECYNVCPVNAIELNGPNPITINNNCIYCGKCVETCQFDAIGAYDDYFYSKDQDLYYARSYLYKQRIGDFSLADDKCQACGICVKNCAVEALSLTEDDKIDFDSEKCIYCRTCEAICPLDAIRIVNFR from the coding sequence GTGAGTGTTATGATTGATAGTTTTACTAAAACACCAAGACCACTAAGGCATGTTGATGTGGATTATATTGTTGACCAAACTAGGTGCATGGCATGTATTGATAAACCGTGCCTTCAATCATGCCCTATTGATGCAATTTATCTTGATGAAAGCGATGGTCTTATTAAATTAAGAAATACTTGCTTTGGTTGTGTATTGTGTCGCAATGCTTGTCCTTATGATGCAATATCTCTTGATGTAAATATGGATCCTCCTTTAAAAGAAAATGTTCCAAACATTAACACTAAGCTTTGTAAAGCATGTGGAGCATGCGTTCAGGCATGTAAAAATGGTTCAATTCATATTGTATCCGACGGAAAACATGAACCTCACAGTAAAATTGATAAGGATACATGTGTTAGATGCGGATATTGTTTTAGAGTATGTCCCACTGATGCGATTAAATATGGGGAATTGCTTCCTAAAACAGTTAAAGGAGGTAAGGCCATTGTTGTTGACCAAAATAAGTGTATTGGCTGTATGACCTGTACAAGAGTATGTCCGTCAATGGGAGCTATTAATGTAGGCAAAACCAATAAACTGCCTTATATCAACCCAGGATATTGTGCAAGATGTGAGGAATGTATGCATTCTTGCCCTTCAACAGCTATAAAGTATTCTTCACGTAAAAAAGCTTACAGAATGTATAGTGAAATCAAATCTTATGATATCGTATCCAGCATCATAGACTATGATGTTAAAAAATTGTCTCTAGATTTAATTAGCTTAAATAAAGTTTTAGAAAAAGTAGGAAAAGATACTGCTTTAGAATTCAATGATCAAAGCTTTGAGCATTTCATTGAATGTAAAGTTAATGACATGATGGAGCGAGAGTTAAAGATTAGTTTAGATACTCGTATAGAAATTGATAAATTCACAAAATTAGTTGGATCTTATCTAATGGATAGGAATATTGAGGTTTATGATAAAAAATGCATAGCTTGCGGGGAATGTTACAATGTTTGTCCGGTTAATGCAATTGAATTAAATGGTCCAAATCCAATTACAATCAACAATAATTGCATATACTGTGGAAAATGTGTTGAAACATGTCAATTTGATGCTATTGGAGCATATGATGATTACTTCTACAGTAAAGATCAAGACTTATACTATGCAAGGTCTTATTTATACAAGCAAAGAATTGGGGACTTTTCACTTGCAGATGATAAATGTCAGGCTTGTGGAATTTGTGTTAAAAATTGTGCAGTCGAGGCTTTATCATTAACTGAAGATGATAAAATAGATTTTGACAGTGAAAAATGTATTTATTGTAGAACTTGCGAAGCAATTTGTCCGCTAGATGCAATTAGGATAGTTAACTTTAGGTGA
- a CDS encoding formylmethanofuran--tetrahydromethanopterin N-formyltransferase — translation MNYDNVQDTFFEAFQGKYVRALITGPNEAIVKRAAYDSTSTPSAVIGRVEGGVEGFLDESQTPDNRFGAIVQYWLGGNDVDKFAFELSYRLRQDVLVKPFTRIFDYSDKPSDGYIEMMGIVGHCGDGYEWVVEEYGRKMINVPIAVPDFQIEDKFKINDGTMGGNFWYLCKTQEAVLDAGDAIIEAIMNVEGATTPFDICSAASKPETNYPEIGPTTNHVYCPSLKERLGDESKVPEGVKYIPEVVINAIDEKSMNEAVKAGIDAALEFDGVMGISAGNFDGKLGDKNINLLDILK, via the coding sequence ATGAATTATGATAACGTGCAAGACACATTCTTTGAAGCATTTCAAGGAAAATATGTAAGAGCCTTAATTACAGGCCCTAATGAAGCTATTGTAAAAAGAGCGGCATATGACTCAACTTCAACTCCAAGTGCAGTTATTGGAAGAGTGGAAGGTGGAGTAGAAGGATTTTTAGATGAATCACAGACTCCAGATAATAGATTTGGAGCAATTGTACAATACTGGTTAGGTGGCAACGATGTAGACAAATTTGCATTTGAACTATCTTATAGATTGAGACAAGATGTACTAGTTAAACCATTCACACGCATTTTCGACTACTCGGATAAGCCAAGTGATGGATATATTGAAATGATGGGGATTGTAGGGCACTGTGGCGATGGATATGAATGGGTTGTTGAAGAATATGGAAGAAAAATGATTAATGTGCCAATTGCTGTACCGGATTTTCAGATTGAAGACAAATTTAAAATAAATGATGGAACTATGGGAGGTAATTTCTGGTATTTATGCAAAACTCAAGAAGCAGTCTTGGATGCTGGTGATGCCATTATTGAAGCTATCATGAATGTGGAAGGAGCAACAACACCATTCGATATATGTTCTGCCGCTTCAAAACCAGAAACCAATTATCCAGAAATCGGTCCGACTACAAATCATGTTTATTGTCCTTCTCTAAAAGAACGTTTAGGTGATGAATCTAAAGTTCCAGAAGGTGTCAAGTATATTCCTGAAGTTGTAATAAATGCAATTGATGAAAAATCCATGAATGAAGCTGTCAAAGCAGGTATTGATGCTGCTTTAGAATTTGATGGTGTAATGGGAATATCTGCAGGCAACTTTGATGGTAAACTTGGAGATAAAAATATTAATCTATTAGATATTTTAAAGTAA